A window from Podospora bellae-mahoneyi strain CBS 112042 chromosome 1 map unlocalized CBS112042p_1, whole genome shotgun sequence encodes these proteins:
- a CDS encoding uncharacterized protein (EggNog:ENOG503P5BX), translating into MPLLSFLASKLLGVEPASEQAKKHQKLNVSATTTATAVPSTASPTGPQPVPTSAPTPPSHKATAPATSPRLSQPYERPPYPPVFSERSLRQMGLMAAGGGFLALSILVTRRAIARQMIMSRLKYYSSNPIALPSQPLKKDPLIAFTALNYATLNTMAFGIMFVGGLSWAFNISTLEELRQASQYSMARSISSAMGGEEDKEAEKELVEWMAKQLNMDLPKKPEDGLPASPPADDKPTKTP; encoded by the coding sequence ATGCCGCTCCTCAGTTTCCTCGCCAGTAAGCTGCTCGGTGTCGAGCCAGCCTCGGAACAGGCAAAGAAACACCAGAAGCTCAATgtatcagcaacaacaacagcaacagcggtGCCTTCAACGGCAAGCCCCACTGGCCCACAACCGGTGCCCACATCCGCACCGACACCGCCATCACACAAAGCTACGGCGCCAGCTACATCACCGAGACTAAGCCAGCCCTATGAGCGGCCGCCATACCCCCCTGTCTTTTCGGAACGCTCGCTCCGGCAAATGGGCTTGATGGCCGCCGGCGGTGGCTTTCTggccctctccatcctcgtcaCAAGACGGGCCATTGCCAGGCAGATGATCATGTCCCGGCTCAAGTACTACTCATCCAACCCAATAGCGCTGCCGTCGCAGCCGTTGAAGAAGGATCCCTTGATTGCCTTCACCGCCCTGAACTATGCAACTCTGAATACCATGGCCTTTGGCATCATGTTTGTGGGAGGGTTGTCGTGGGCATTCAACATCTCGACTCTGGAAGAGCTGAGACAAGCCTCGCAGTACTCCATGGCCCGGTCCATCAGCTCGGCCatgggaggtgaggaggacaaggaagCCGAGAAGGAGCTCGTCGAGTGGATGGCAAAGCAGCTCAACATGGATCTGCCCAAGAAACCAGAAGATGGATTACCGGCATCACCTCCGGCAGATGATAAGCCAACCAAGACACCCTGA
- a CDS encoding uncharacterized protein (EggNog:ENOG503NYDX; COG:E) — MGKDKHPKKQTPSSSPAAATTTAKQTPPDWPVFRPPLPVVSLDFDSPIQDKVVVLRSFFPKNLCRDYVSFLRTLPLTTTPGKPKRGMAVRVNDRFQVQDPLFAERLWSETGLKEAVLDNPDLARLWGGEVVGLNPNIRVYRYTPGQFFDAHYDDSNNLALSTPENPSLPVKTTWTLLLYLTSSTDGCVGGETVFYPNDRQTKKEAIPISPETGMLLLHKHGDDCMLHEGKEVTAGEKWILRSDLCVRR; from the exons ATGGGCAAAGACAAGCACCCCAAGAAGcaaaccccctcttcctcccccgccgccgccaccaccaccgccaaacaGACGCCCCCTGACTGGCCGGTGTTCAGACCGCCTCTACCGGTAGTCAGCCTCGACTTTGATTCCCCGATCCAGGACAAAGTCGTCGTCCTCCGGTCATTCTTCCCCAAGAACCTGTGCCGTGACTATGTCTCGTTCCTGCGGACCCTTCCCCTGACTACAACCCCAGGCAAACCCAAGCGGGGGATGGCCGTCAGGGTAAATGACAGGTTCCAGGTCCAGGACCCACTCTTTGCAGAAAGATTATGGAGCGAAACCGGGCTGAAGGAGGCCGTTCTGGACAATCCGGATCTGGCTCGTTTGTG gggaggggaagtCGTAGGGTTGAATCCGAATATCAGAGTGTACCGGTACACGCCTGGACAGTTTTTTGATGCGCATT ATGACGACTCAAACAACCTAGCCCTTTCTACCCCTGAGAACCCCTCTCTACCAGTCAAAACCACCTGGACCCTTCTCCTctacctcacctcctccaccgacGGTTGCGTAGGAGGCGAAACAGTGTTCTACCCAAACGATCGACAAACCAAGAAAGAAgccatccccatcagcccTGAGACGGGCATGTTGTTGTTACATAAACACGGCGACGATTGCATGCTCCACGAAGGAAAAGAAGTCACGGCAGGGGAAAAGTGGATTCTAAGGAGTGATTTGTGTGTGAGGCGATAG